A window of Chryseobacterium shandongense genomic DNA:
AATTTCACAATAATAATTTAATAAATAAGAAAGATATATTATAATGAAGAGTACTTTAAAAAAGCTATTACCGTTTGCCGTAGTAGGCGTTATTTCAGGAGCTACTACTGTTGGAACCTTACAATATTTCAATCATGATTCCAACGCTGCAGACCAGTCATATTTTACCAAATCTGCTTCTGACGTTACCTTTGCAGGAATGAATTCCGGAGCGGTAGGCGAAGATTTTGTAAAAGCAGCAAAGACGACCGTTCCTGCCGTAGTTACCATTAAAAATTACCAGTCCAGAAGCGCCAATCGTGCTTCTGAGCAGGATCTTTTTGATTTCTTCTTTGGAGATCCGTTTGGAGGTAGAGGACAGCAAAGACAGCGACAGCAGCAGGCTCCGGACAATATGCCTTCAGGCATGGGTTCCGGGGTTATTATTTCTCCTGATGGCTACATTATTTCAAACAACCACGTTGTAGCAGGCGCTAACAAATTAGAGGTAGTTTTAAGCAACAAAAAATCATACATTGCCACTTTAGTAGGTACTGACCCGAATACTGATATTTCCTTACTGAAAATCGAAGAAAAAGGACTTCCGTATCTAAATTTTGCAAATTCTGACAATATCGAAGTTGGACAATGGGTACTCGCCGTAGGAAATCCGCTTGGACTAAATTCTACCGTAACTGCCGGTATTGTTTCAGCAAAAGGAAGAGGGATTGGGATTTTAAGCTCACAAGGTAAAGCAGCCAATCCTATCGAAAGCTTTATTCAGACTGATGCAGCCATCAATCCCGGAAACTCAGGAGGTGCTTTGGTAAACACAAATGGAGATCTTATCGGAATCAACTCTGCGATCCAGTCTACAACAGGATATTATCAGGGTTATGGTTTCGCCGTTCCAGCCAATTTAGCCAGAAAAATTGTTGAAGATATCAAGAAATTTGGTATTGTACAAAGAGGTTTCCTTGGAGTACAGTCTTTAGATCTATCTAATGATATGCAAGTAGCGGCTTACAACAAAGAGAAAAAAACCAACATCAAATCTGGTTCAGGAGTCTATGTTACCGGTTTTGGGGATAATAGTGGCGCGGAAGACGCGGGATTGAAAGTAGGAGATGTAATTACTAAAATCGACAATACTGCTGTAACCGATTTTGCCGACTTATCCATTGCTATCGGAAGCAAACGTCCTGGTGATAAAGTTGCGGTAACATATTTGAGAAACGGTAAAGAAAATTTAACTACTGTTACACTAAAAGACCAAAAAGGAGGAACCTCAACAAGAACGAAAGCAGATCTTAGCGTTACTGAAAAAATCGGAGCCGAGTTTGATCCGTTGAGCGAAAGATTCAAAACAGATTACGGATTGAACAGCGGTGTGGTTGCGAAGAATGTAACAGAAGGAAGTGAGATTGCCAAAATAGGGATCGTAGATAATTATATTGTAATCGAAATTAATGGCAAGCCTGTAAATTCACAAAAAGATGTAGAAAAGATTCTTGATAAATATTCAGGAAATGTATCGGTAAAGTTTGTGGATGCTTACGGACAAATTTATACAAGAGGTTTTAAAATGCCTTAGTAAATATTTTCAAATCAATAAAAAACGCTGCAGATTGCAGCGTTTTTTTATGATTGATTTACCTTTTCGGAAATCCTTTTTTTATTTTTACGTTCATAAATAATTTCCACAATCTTACCTCCTATCCAGGAGAAAGGAAAAAAAGTTAAGAAAATAGAAATTTTATAAAAGGTGGGATGATATGGGAAAATGATAATATCCAGCATAGCGAAGAAAAGCATAATAAAACCGATAAGGATTGCATAAGCTACCTTGGCATATTTAACAATAATCGCTGTTGCCACACCTCCAATTGTTGTTCCTAATCCAGAAATAAACAAAAGAAAGCCAAAGAATGCATCATTATGCTGCATGCTTTGAAGAAATCTTTCCCAATGCTCAAAAGGAGCAAAAGCATCGAAAGTAACCCATTGCGGAAATACTCTTATTCCAAGAGTAACGATGAGCCCGGCAATTCCCAGGCCAACAATAACCGCAATTGTATTTCTTAAAAAATTCATTAATCCTGATGAGCAATCATAGAAATTTCGATATCCACATTTTTCGGCAGGCAAGAAACCTGTACTGTTTCACGCGCCGGGAAGCTTTCCGCATCAAGATAAGACGCATAAATATCATTCATTACTGCAAAATCATCCATACTTTTAAGGAAAATGGTAGCCTTCACCACATTTTTAAAGGTCATTCCTGCTTCCGTAAGAATGGCTTCAAGATTTTTCATTACCTGATGTGTTTCCTTTTCAATTCCTTCCACCAATTTACCTGTTGCAGGATCTACAGGAATCTGACCGGAAATGTATAAAACTCCGTTTGCCATATTGGCTTGTGAATAAGGTCCGATTGCTGCAGGAGCATTTACAGTGTTGATTATTTTTTTCATTAGAATTTATTTTGGGTGCAAATATAAAATTTATATTCTATTTCTATAATCAAATATCAAATCTAATGCTAGAATGGTGCATTCGGCTGGGTAAAACTTCTGTCTTTATACTTCAGAGCATCACTTAAGATGTTGGCTTTTATCCCAATAAAGAAATCATACACTTTATATTGCCCGAAAGGTACCCAGTTAAAATTGATGGTAAAACTCCGCTGATCCCTCGCAAAGCCGATTCTTGTATATGCTAATTGTTTAGTTACCATATCATAATGCGTACTTGCATTGATATTCCAGAACGGGGTAAGTTTTATACTTCCGTCAAGACCTACCGAAGCCAGTCTTGTAGGCGTTCTTGAAGCGTAGCTTTTCGTGTATGCATAATTCGCATTTACATTCAGGGTCCAGGCCTGGTCAAAATGCGCATAATTATCATCGTCGAAATAATAGTTTTCATTTCTCACTTCGCCTTTAGTTTGATACTTTTTGGAATAATCTATTTTCTCCCCAAATAACTCACTGCTTAAAGGATATGAGAGCTGCACATTAAAGCCCTGAACACTAAAGCCACCCAGTTCTTCAGTTCTGATTCCCGTGTCCTGACCTGGAAGATAAATGATTTTATACGGATCTAGTGATAAACTTGTATTTAAACTTAATTTATTATCAAAAAATGAGGACTGACCATTGATTGTGATAATTGAAAAAGGATGGTCTTTCGCTGCGAAATTGTAATTTCCGGAAAGGTTTAAAGATTCAAAAATCTTAATTTTCTTTATTCCTGTAGAATCTTTTTTAGACCTCACCTTCATTTCAACATTGTTTCCTATATTGAATCCGAGTGCACCCACCATTCCGCTGCTCGGAGTTCCTACAATGCCGCCTTCAAAGATAGAATAAGGTGTTAAAGCCCCATTAACGTCATAATAGTTTCTATAATATCCAAAACCTGCGCCTCCGAAATCAGGAGAATAAGTAAACCCGATGCTTGGTGTAATCATGTGTCTGATCGCTTCAATTGCAGCACCTTTTTTAAAATTTGCCTGCCCGTAAAGAGTAGTCTGAATACTTGCTGTGGTTGAAAATGTAGAATATCCTGCTACGCCTTTATCAGTTGCCGTTACCGCCTTGTTTGTTATGGGGTCATAATATTTTCTAACGGTTTTAGTAGTTAAAGCGTTATCAATGTTGGCTCCCAAACTGAATGTAAAATATTTCGCAATGGTTGTATTGGTTC
This region includes:
- a CDS encoding trypsin-like peptidase domain-containing protein, with amino-acid sequence MKSTLKKLLPFAVVGVISGATTVGTLQYFNHDSNAADQSYFTKSASDVTFAGMNSGAVGEDFVKAAKTTVPAVVTIKNYQSRSANRASEQDLFDFFFGDPFGGRGQQRQRQQQAPDNMPSGMGSGVIISPDGYIISNNHVVAGANKLEVVLSNKKSYIATLVGTDPNTDISLLKIEEKGLPYLNFANSDNIEVGQWVLAVGNPLGLNSTVTAGIVSAKGRGIGILSSQGKAANPIESFIQTDAAINPGNSGGALVNTNGDLIGINSAIQSTTGYYQGYGFAVPANLARKIVEDIKKFGIVQRGFLGVQSLDLSNDMQVAAYNKEKKTNIKSGSGVYVTGFGDNSGAEDAGLKVGDVITKIDNTAVTDFADLSIAIGSKRPGDKVAVTYLRNGKENLTTVTLKDQKGGTSTRTKADLSVTEKIGAEFDPLSERFKTDYGLNSGVVAKNVTEGSEIAKIGIVDNYIVIEINGKPVNSQKDVEKILDKYSGNVSVKFVDAYGQIYTRGFKMP
- a CDS encoding RidA family protein; translation: MKKIINTVNAPAAIGPYSQANMANGVLYISGQIPVDPATGKLVEGIEKETHQVMKNLEAILTEAGMTFKNVVKATIFLKSMDDFAVMNDIYASYLDAESFPARETVQVSCLPKNVDIEISMIAHQD